One Ostrea edulis chromosome 2, xbOstEdul1.1, whole genome shotgun sequence genomic region harbors:
- the LOC125682592 gene encoding 39S ribosomal protein L28, mitochondrial-like, which produces MSSSRTAAYILRNNRIKNMRFPRTKKAAYSYVWDDKADKILPEHYKKRCLEFMTSEPTPVHYVPSSGTFGIHKLTKLPNKIQNVPIPIVYPQEANEELWGGEGIIMGYKMDKGKLRMKNRLPKLWKPFICKRAVYSEILDKWFEISVTMRVLDLIDECQGFDNYILKTQERDLNSLLAMKIRREMLLALANKTCYSNDKEKQEKVLQKYKAFTIPAEEAEWVGLTVSEALVKVKRSVEAQLENQPKPLKEIYEENLVLKLHLKKENKWEQLMDEIDQTKEEAKEAPSLIAKINPFSEYNRTKNKKS; this is translated from the exons AAAAAGCAGCCTATAGTTATGTGTGGGATGACAAAGCAGATAAAATTCTGCCTGAACACTACAAGAAGCGATGTTTAGAGTTCATGACTAGTGAACCAACCCCAGTCCATTACGTACCGTCCTCTGGAACATTTGGCATTCACAAACTAACCAAGTTACC AAATAAGATACAGAATGTCCCAATTCCTATCGTGTACCCCCAAGAGGCGAATGAAGAGCTCTGGGGTGGAGAAGGAATCATCATGGGCTACAAGATGGACAAGGGTAAACTCCGGATGAAAAACAG ACTACCAAAGTTGTGGAAGCCATTTATATGTAAACGAGCAGTGTATAGTGAAATCCTTGACAAATGGTTTGAGATCTCCGTGACGATGCGAGTTTTGGATTTAATTGATGAATGTCAAGGCTTTGATAACTACATCCTGAAA ACACAAGAACGTGATTTAAACTCTCTGCTAGCCATGAAAATTCGTCGAGAAATGTTGCTAGCACTTGCCAACAAGACATGTTATTCAAATGACAAAGAAAAACAGGAAAAGGTTTTACAAAAGTACAAAGCATTCACCATACCA GCTGAAGAGGCAGAGTGGGTGGGGCTGACTGTGTCGGAGGCCTTGGTCAAAGTGAAGCGATCAGTGGAAGCTCAACTGGAAAATCAACCCAAACCACTGAAAGAGATTTATGAGGAAAATTTGGTCCTGAAACTCCATT tgaaaaaagaaaataaatgggAACAGCTAATGGATGAAATTGATCAGACGAAAGAGGAGGCGAAGGAAGCCCCATCACTGATCGCCAAAATCAACCCCTTCTCAGAGTATAACAGAACTAAAAACAAGAAGTCATGA